From Triticum urartu cultivar G1812 chromosome 2, Tu2.1, whole genome shotgun sequence, a single genomic window includes:
- the LOC125536818 gene encoding septum-promoting GTP-binding protein 1 isoform X3 translates to MTTTAAAMNVAVTQLCGRGRRRRPAALRHDHRWARLLRLAVATRAVRLVWDQLLACSSCGGGGGARYRRLGPPHGPDVLPPLAMDDDAGAHAHTDADDDAADVEDVVGLKVSLLGDCQIGKTSFMVKYVGDGEEPNGGLQMTGLNLMDKTLAVRGARLAFNIWDVAGDSQSADHVPIACKDAVAILFMFDLTSRCTLNNVTDWYERARKWNKTAIPILIGTKFDDFAQLPLEMQWTIVDECLTIMLLPHLA, encoded by the exons ATGACGACCACAGCTGCTGCCATGAACGTGGCTGTCACGCAGCTATGTGGCCGGGGTCGCCGGCGCAGGCCGGCCGCGCTGCGCCACGATCACCGGTGGGCGCGCCTGCTCCGCCTCGCCGTCGCCACCAGGGCCGTGCGCCTTGTCTGGGACCAGCTGCTCGCCTGCTCCTCctgcggcgggggcggcggcgcccgCTACCGCCGGCTCGGCCCGCCGCACGGACCGGACGTGCTGCCCCCCCTCGCCATGGACGACGACGCCGGCGCCCACGCCcacaccgacgccgacgacgacgCGGCAGATGTCGAGGACGTGGTCGGCCTCAAGGTCAGCCTGCTCGGGGATTGCCAGATCGGCAAGACCAGCTTCATG GTTAAGTATGTTGGGGATGGGGAGGAGCCGAACGGGGGCTTGCAGATGACGGGCCTGAATCTGATGGACAAGACGCTGGCTGTTCGGGGCGCCAGGCTCGCCTTCAACATCTGGGATGTGGCAG GAGACAGCCAGTCCGCCGACCACGTCCCGATCGCGTGCAAGGACGCCGTGGCGATCTTGTTCATGTTCGATCTTACCAGCCGGTGCACGCTCAATAA TGTTACCGATTGGTACGAGAGGGCCAGGAAATGGAATAAG ACGGCTATTCCAATCCTAATAGGAACGAAGTTTGACGACTTCGCTCAGCTTCCTCTTGAGATGCAATGGACCATTGTCGATGAG
- the LOC125536818 gene encoding septum-promoting GTP-binding protein 1 isoform X4, whose translation MTTTAAAMNVAVTQLCGRGRRRRPAALRHDHRWARLLRLAVATRAVRLVWDQLLACSSCGGGGGARYRRLGPPHGPDVLPPLAMDDDAGAHAHTDADDDAADVEDVVGLKVSLLGDCQIGKTSFMVKYVGDGEEPNGGLQMTGLNLMDKTLAVRGARLAFNIWDVAGDSQSADHVPIACKDAVAILFMFDLTSRCTLNNVTDWYERARKWNKTAIPILIGTKFDDFAQLPLEMQWTIVDERWLRQTSDSI comes from the exons ATGACGACCACAGCTGCTGCCATGAACGTGGCTGTCACGCAGCTATGTGGCCGGGGTCGCCGGCGCAGGCCGGCCGCGCTGCGCCACGATCACCGGTGGGCGCGCCTGCTCCGCCTCGCCGTCGCCACCAGGGCCGTGCGCCTTGTCTGGGACCAGCTGCTCGCCTGCTCCTCctgcggcgggggcggcggcgcccgCTACCGCCGGCTCGGCCCGCCGCACGGACCGGACGTGCTGCCCCCCCTCGCCATGGACGACGACGCCGGCGCCCACGCCcacaccgacgccgacgacgacgCGGCAGATGTCGAGGACGTGGTCGGCCTCAAGGTCAGCCTGCTCGGGGATTGCCAGATCGGCAAGACCAGCTTCATG GTTAAGTATGTTGGGGATGGGGAGGAGCCGAACGGGGGCTTGCAGATGACGGGCCTGAATCTGATGGACAAGACGCTGGCTGTTCGGGGCGCCAGGCTCGCCTTCAACATCTGGGATGTGGCAG GAGACAGCCAGTCCGCCGACCACGTCCCGATCGCGTGCAAGGACGCCGTGGCGATCTTGTTCATGTTCGATCTTACCAGCCGGTGCACGCTCAATAA TGTTACCGATTGGTACGAGAGGGCCAGGAAATGGAATAAG ACGGCTATTCCAATCCTAATAGGAACGAAGTTTGACGACTTCGCTCAGCTTCCTCTTGAGATGCAATGGACCATTGTCGATGAG